One part of the Sciurus carolinensis chromosome 4, mSciCar1.2, whole genome shotgun sequence genome encodes these proteins:
- the LOC124983917 gene encoding olfactory receptor 10A7 encodes MACENHTRVTEFILLGFTSNPKIQVSLFILFLGIYTVTLLGNFLIVTVTSMDSALQTPMYFFLRNLSLLEVCFTLVMVPKMLVDLVSPRKSISFVGCGTQMYFFFFFGSSECFLLSMMAYDRFVAICNPLRYSVIMNRSLCLWMAIGSWISGVPVSMLQTAWMMALPFCGPNAVDHFFCDGPPVLKLVTEDTTMYEMQALASTLLFIMFPFSLILVSYTRIIMTILRIPSATGRQKAFSTCSSHLIVVSLFYGTASLTYLRPKSSQSPESKKLVSLSYTVITPMLNPIIYSLRNNEVKGAVKRAVTRKVFQKIDVF; translated from the coding sequence ATGGCTTGTGAGAATCACACCAGAGTCACTGAATTTATTCTTCTTGGTTTTACAAGCAACCCTAAAATTCAAGTTTCCCTCTTCATTTTGTTCCTGGGCATCTATACGGTCACTTTGTTGGGGAATTTTCTTATTGTCACAGTTACCAGTATGGATTCTGCTCTTCAAACACCTATGTACTTCTTTCTCCGAAACCTGTCACTTCTCGAAGTTTGTTTCACCTTGGTCATGGTGCCGAAGATGCTGGTAGATCTAGTATCACCAAGGAAAAGCATCTCTTTTGTGGGCTGTGGAACCCAGatgtacttcttcttcttctttggtaGCTcggaatgttttcttctttctatgaTGGCTTATGATCGCTTCGTGGCTATCTGTAACCCTCTCCGTTATTCAGTCATAATGAACAGGTCCCTCTGCTTGTGGATGGCAATCGGCTCTTGGATATCCGGTGTCCCTGTGTCTATGTTACAGACAGCTTGGATGATGGCCCTTCCCTTCTGTGGACCAAACGCTGTGGACCATTTTTTCTGTGATGGTCCTCCAGTCTTGAAACTTGTCACCGAGGACACAACCATGTACGAAATGCAAGCCCTTGCCTCCACACTATtatttatcatgttcccattttCCCTCATTTTGGTCTCCTACACCCGTATTATCATGACCATTCTGAGGATACCCTCAGCTACGGGTCGCCAGAAGGCATTTTCTACATGTTCTTCACATCTCATTGTGGTGTCCCTCTTCTATGGAACAGCCAGTCTGACCTATTTGCGGCCCAAATCCAGCCAGTCTCCTGAGAGCAAGAAGCTAGTGTCTTTGTCCTACACTGTCATCACGCCTATGTTAAACCCcatcatctacagcctgaggaacaatgAAGTGAAAGGAGCCGTCAAGAGAGCAGTCACTCGGAAAGTCTTCCAGAAGATAGATGTGTTTTAA